Genomic DNA from Nicotiana tabacum cultivar K326 chromosome 21, ASM71507v2, whole genome shotgun sequence:
tagggatgCCAATAAAGaacctaggtagccttggctttcagctgacTAAGAATAGGGATTCAGAATACCAAAGTAACAGGCAGGGAGGATGGACAGAAATTCCCAGAAAGATCATATAGCACAACAGGTCAAGTAAATCAGCAAATTCAAGCCAGGTTCAGATAATCAAAGTATCACATAATCAGTCATCATAGGAGTTAGGAGAAGAAGCAGGTTTGCAAAACATAGGTTGAACTAGTTGACAATTAAAGGTCTAAATTAGGTTAAGTCTAATCTAATGCCATATTACTTTGTACTTGAACATAATGGAGGGATACACATATTGATAATTACAGAAAGGAAAGAATGACAAATGCACCAAAATATACTGAAAACATGTTAACATAGGAGTAAGGTCCAAGTTATCAAAATATAGTGTTTGTCttttaaaaaaaactagaatGGCATGAAACAAATTTAGAGCACAGGACTTGGTAAAGAGTTTATTCAAGTAAAGGGGGATTTCCATAGAGTTAAGGTATTATCTAAACATACTAGCAGAAACAACATCCAACCATAATGGTCGGACTCATGCCAAAATTAATCATGTTAAGATGCTACAGGGTGCAGAACCAGTCTTAGGAGATAAGAGATCATATAGTGCAAATCATAGTGAAACATACCACAAGTAGTAGACTGATTACCCTAAGAAGGTTCAGATTATGTTGAGTATAAGTAATAGGATAGCTTTTAGATATGAGAAAGGCAAATTACCATTACCGGTGAAACAAAGAGGGGGTTAATCATACTAAAAGGACATGCTGATGGAGAGCAGGGTCAGAGCATGTCAGATAAGCAGACTACCACATAAATCTAGAACAATTTTAACCATACAGTGAGTGTATACATTTATTTTTTGCACTCAATCCACTAGTCGACTAAAAGAAGTGCAGATTATGCAAATTGGCATATTCAGAATAACAGGACTAAATTAAACATAGAAAGAGCCTTAAATAATAGTAATTTAACACATCAACTGGTCATAATTCAATAGAACCAGGCATGCTTGAAACTAAAGTTAAAGAGACTTAAAGAAGCAAACGGAATCACACACAAATACGGCCCAGAAAAACATATTGAGTTGACTAACTTCAGGGATGAAAATATATACAAACCATAGATGCTTAGGAATGAAATTGCAAAGTCTAGGAACTCACCAGTTGAGCGAAGAACAATAAAGAATAGATTCCCACAGAAAACCCAGAATCCCTAATgagtcaaagttcccaagagcctCGATGAACTCAGGGCAGTGCTCGCACCAGGAACGAGTTTAAGGTGttaatggccttggctttcagccggccagtaCATAATACCAAACAAGAGAATAGCaaaaatctcatattttagtAAAAGGATCGATTTCAAAAGTTGTCCCAGAAGGGAAAAATGAGAGGGTTTATATAGTAAAAAATGGGCaaacaaataaggaaacaaagtaaaataaacaagaaacaaggaaagaaaacatGCAAATCAATTTGAAATCGATTTAAGATAGAAATTCgataaaccctaattttttagggaaagtgtaaatcACAGAAATCCAAATGAAATAGAACTCACATAATATAGAATCAAACACGTGTAGACGAATATACGGTCCAGTTTAGAGGAATAGGACTCATTTGGACGGAATCAGAGACatagtacttgccatgtttaggcaagtactaagtaataccATGGAGAAATACACAGCAGCGGAGGAACACTAATATGGTAAGTAATTAATGGGAGAATCCCATGGCTAACGGGATTAGAAAGGGGGATTGGTTAAGGGCGACGATTAGGGTTCATCAGAGAGAGGCGAGACAGAGAGAGTTTATAGGTGACATGTAATGGGATAATGGGGTTAGGGTTTAGGTTTAATGGATTTAAAAGGGGAGGTGGCTTGTGAGCCGTTAATCTTTGAGATCGACAGTCAAGATTGAAGGAAGATGAGGCGGGTCATACAAAACAGGTCCCGACCGGATCGTTTTAAAAGGGTGGTTTGGTTTTGGGCTGCTGAGAAGGGAGAGGGtaggatttgggccaaaattggTCCGAAAATTAGCATAGAATTGGGCTAGTTCTGAAACctttgaaaattaattaaaaataaattattaaaactaCTAATAAATGGTAAAAGTAATATTTATGCtgtaaaactattttaaaataataattttaaaataataactcaacattaaaaaaatataaaaatgatacAATAAATGCAACTATTTGTTGAATATAggccattattgcaaaattagataaatagcttAAAAGGCTAATGTagaaatagaataaaatatttgaaataatttatggatgcaaaataataatttttggcaaTTAAGTTCATCATAAAAATAGTTTAAAggataattattagatatttatataataaaaatatataagaaattAATTTTGAGATTTAAAAATTATGAACAATTATAAAAAGTATTTGTATAGGTTTCTAAACTAAATAATGAAGCAAACATGctatttgagagagagagagagagagagagagtgtatatacatatatatgtgaagacaaaattgggtatcaacacctacGAGTAGAGAAACCAAGTACTTACGAGTATAGGTCCAAGCCTCAGAAAAACTGTCGACATTGGCCACCACGTCCTTGGTTCTGAAAAAAATGAAGTTGAACCAGAATTAATGGTTGGccttgtcatccatcttcaccaccaggcaTTTGCCCCCTCGAAGGTGAAGATTCAAAATCGTTCCCCTATAGAAGCTAGGGGCGAATAGATGTATTAAATGCCGAAGTGTCAATTCGACCCCAGCTAGATTGGCAAACTTAGTAAGCATCTTTATAATTTTATAGACGTACGGTGCAAGCTGAGCTGGCAAAAGCCGTAGTGACGACATAACTCCTCGACCAGTGGATGGAGAGAAAAAGAATAGCCAAATTGGAAAGGATAGGCATGAAGGGCAAAATAGCCGGGACGGTGGACCTGTACCGCATCATCTTCAGCAGGGATCAACTCGATATGATCAGAAAGGCCAAATTTGGCCTTGAACTTCGCTAGTTCATTTACCGTCATCACTTATTGAAAGTCTCTAGGTACGGCCTCAGGTGCTTTGGTGAAGTCGGATTTGGAATCAGGGTTACATGGGACTATTTCCTCCACCGATGGGAAACTTTCATCCTCAACGGTGGTGGAAACACTCTCCTCCCGAGAAGGGAATACCACTGCTAAGGGAGAAACACGGCTCCCCTCTCCAGCATTAGAAGGCACTTCAGACATGATTCGACGTAGTGAACTAACAAACAAaaaggaatgaagaagaacataAGTCACTGGAAAtagaagaaatttaaaaaaaaagaaagggggaAAGAAATAATGTCTTAAAAACGCTAGAAAATTTAAACTCTTAAATTGAATTCAAATATCTCTATTTATAAAGATGGCACCGAAACCAAAAACGGTTCATCATTGGCGTCGAAACCGAAGCTGCAAGTCTAATCAAAGGTCACACGAAAAACAAAGAAATGCATTGGGAACATGTGTCATAATGACACATGACATTATGACATATTCCTGATCTATGGACAATATAACTCCAACAATCGCCCGGGAAATTCGAAGCATTTTGAAATGTGCGACTCATAGAGGGCCACATCACCTGTTCGCCATAATAACCATGACTCATGCGGTCGACTCGATTAGCTCGACCACCGACAACATGATCTACTCATAGAACCCGCCCGCAAGACCaacctcaataagcggagggactaacggTATGAGTTGAAATTTATCTGTAGAATATAAGTCAAAATGATATCGGTAAAGCATTTTTAGGTCGCCATGGGTCGAAGTGATCAAATCAACAATGAAGGCCGTGGTCGAAGAGTCAGCAAAGATCGAAGTCGAGGAGTCATCAGTAACCATTGTCGAAGTCATGGGCCTCTGGCAGAGTTATAACGGCTAGCTTTAAGATTGGACCtaaatgagaatattctagtgaatattctttgcacttgtactattagggtttctagGAACATATTTTCTATAAAAAGAAAGAGACATAATGATATTCATTTGTAGAAGACACTTTGACTTTAAAGGAGAGAACCAGATGTTATTACACCGATACAAACGTAATCTTTTCGCTAAGATTCTTGTCTATACGTTTTCACCATATCCGAGAATAACTCAGATATTCAAAGGATTATTCATCACTCATCATTATCGGAAAGAATATCCATTACTACCATCTTGTCTTGGGTGACTCCTCTGCATTTATTTACATAAATGCCATTTATTATTATTCATCTACATTCAACGTTgcattatttctatttttattcttgACCATTGACTATTGCATGCTGCCATACCCGTTAGAACAGATTTGCACGTCATTCGTTATACTACTAGGATTTCTTTCAAGGATATTGTTGTTAACAAAGATTCACTCTCATTTATATAAGTTTAATTAGTTAAATCAAGATCtatatttttggtcaaacaagttGCACAACAGTCTTGTTTGGAATTTGATGCAAATGAAGCAGCAATTATCATACGGCTCACCAATTATTAGACATGTCTTAAGTATCTGATTCACATATTTCAGTTAAACAATCACTTTATTAAACAAGCCTAATTCAACTCCAAAATGTTAGTTGATGAAATGAAGGCGTGCAGACGAGGAGATGATGTAACTTTACCACAGCTGATTTATTTGAATCCATAAATATACATCTAAAATTCACTAAATCTGTTTCATTTAAACTTGCACATACATGGGGTTTACATCAAATTATATTAGTTTATTATGATTAAATATTAGATTGATATAAGAACACATATTCTTCAATAATTAGAGGCTAATCTAAGATTTAAACTTTATAAGttcagtttttaaaatttttagcattgaaccagttatattttttaatttatgggTTCATGTATGCTATTTATTacaatttaaatatattttacacataaatttatgatCTGCGCCGAAAATTATGGTTCAGTTGAACCCTTCCGCCTCTGTCAATAATCATGATTTATTTATGAACATATGAGTAAACGACATATGCATTTATTTAGTGCTCCGAAAATATCGAGGGTGAATAATCTGGAGTCAATTGAAATCCTTTCCAAGTCAATAACTAGTGCCTGCTCGCCAATAGAAATCCTTTCCAAGTCAATTTTTAGCCCTTAAATCTCCTTTATATTAGTGGCTCTCACAatcatgtttctcaaatcaaaaTTGCCGGCTGTTGCGAGTCGTTAGACGACCGTGGTCTTTTCTTGAACAACTACTTTTCTTCCATTCTGCAGTCTGCTCAGCGTTCCCCAACAACCCTTGCCTTGCCTCACTACAACTACAATTATCAAACAAATTGATCTGCATCTGAAGATTTGATAGAAAGTATAAAGGACTAACCATCAGAAAATAACCAataaaatttctttttaaaaGTAGATCTTTACATGGGATAGGTGTAGCCTTTTTTATAAGTAGGAATTAAGGGAATCTTTATAAGAAAATTTGCCTTGCTTAACCTGAAATTAGTTTTATAAGCCAAAtcaattaaatttgtattttcagGGCACAAGTAATCGATTTGAGTCACTTTCTCAAATTTAAATGGCAAGAAATAATAACTGACAGTAAATAAGGAAATCAAATATTAGGCAAAAGGAAAGAGAATTCATATTGATCTAAGATGTTTCGTTTTTCAGATTGATTCGAGCAAGATAATGTGATATAGAGAGATGAGAGTTGTCGAGTTATTTGTTATGTTTACAATGTAGGAGAAGTGGGGATTTAAATAGTAAAATTACCCGTAATCATTTCCCTCTAATATCTCGCCCACCCGTTACCCCTATTAACTGCGTTTTTACACTGAGAATCTATAACTGCTCAATGAGTTATACCAAATCCCACTTTATTCACTCGTATTTCCTCTCGGGAAGTCTTCTATGTCGACTCATAAACGATTACGGTACGAATGGTCCCGGTGCCAAATAACTCTCCACTTGACTCATCTCGGTCTCATCCTCTCCATGATCTTCTAATATTCTTGACACGTGCTGGGATATAATCAATCCACGTGGTGAGTCAATTTTTTACCAATACAGACCTAAAGTGAAGAGTGGAAATTCCTGTTCCAGAAAATACACATTCATTCCTTAAAAAAGCCGCTCATTCACAAACCATGGAACCAGGAAAATTGGAGCCTTCATTAATTGTTTGTATAACCTTCAGAGTTTGTGTACAAATATACCAAGACTaacttcaaaaacaaaaattctaAGAGCTTATAATTCTCCCAAATTGTTGACATTAGCCAATCACAGGGCCAAGAATGGCTGCGACTGGCCTTATCCAAACTAACAGTAATAATTACACCTCAGTTTCAAACAGGTTGTGGTCGACTATATGAATTCTCACTGTGCATGTCTAGAATATCAAATTTTTCGACCACAAAAATTTAATCTCAACGCAATAACATGGTTGCAGGAGGAAAAATAGAGGACCTcggaagagaaaaacaaagagatCACTCTAATATACCAAAATGTATCACGTTGAAGAGATCTCTGAAGCGCCACTAGAAACAGACAAATCAACTGGAGTAAAAACCATTTCCCTTAGGTGTAAATGTCTCAAACTTTGATCCATACTAACTTGTATCACTTCAGCAAGCAAACCTCGCGCTTTTCCAGTTTGCTCATTTCCATCTAATTGAGATATAAGATTTGAAACAATGTTCTCCAGTGTGTCAGGTTTAAGCTCAGACCTCTTATAAGGAGTGTCTCTAAGCAACCTTAAAAgtatttgtgatttttcttgaGATATAGTTGTCCCTTTAACAGTCAGCTCAAGAAGTCCAGGCATTACACCTTCTCTAAGAATTAATTCCCGGTATTTACACCGATCAATTTGACACATCGTCAGCAGAGCTCCTACAGCATGTTCTCTACTTTGCAAAGATCCAATTTCAAGCACTTCTACTATTGCAAAAATCCCTCCTTCTTCAGACGTCAACGCGTTCCTACCTTCCTCGTAGCACATTAGTGATTCTATAAGAGCAGTACATTTTTCAGCAGTTTTTGATGACTTTTTACACGATTTGAGCAGAGAAATTATGGAAGGAATTGGCTCTGTTTCAAGAATCAATGTTAAATTTCCTTGATAAGTTGAAAGATTGTAAAGAGTCAATATAGAATCAACCTTGGCGTGTGAGCTACCGCGTCTTAGAATATCCACAAGTAGAGGGATGACACCGAAAGAACTAAGGATCGGCTTCGTTACAGAAGATGCTGATAATGTAAGCAATGAAGCAGTTGCATAATCCTGTAGACTTGCATTTTCTGATTGAAGAAAGCCAATAATTGGTTCCAAGGCGCCAGCTTCTATGATACTTTTCTTGTTTCTGTTGAAGATACAAGCAAATAAGATCAGATTGTTTGCTTTCTaataatttaagaatttagatGAGTTGATTACACGATTTAACACAGTTTCAAAAAGGTTAGAGATCCTAAGTTCAACTATGTTGCTCGAACTCTCCAAAAATACTGCTGCACTCGTGTCGGATCTTTCAAATATGTACTAAATTTGGAGGATCCAACACATACCTAACAATATTTTTGAAGAGTCCGAACAACATAAAAGTTCAAGGCTCATTGTCACATAAAAATGAATCAACCCGGCACATAAGGGGGTGTGTTGAAGATATTAAAACAAAAGTTTCATTTATAATAGCATAAATTTTGTACTTAACTATTACTTTTAATATTCTCCTCAACTACCATCGATCTGAAAGACAAGTTATTGTCTTAAACTAGTATTCCGTCAAACACTTTCATATAATACCAAATAAATGGAGTataaccaaaaaaacaaaaataaaaaacagctaaaatatatatatgcgtataatCATCCCTTTCCAAGAGTGCAAGGCACTAAATGCAATTAAAAAGGTGTATCGGTAGGAACTATAAGCAAGAAAGCTATCCGCaaccaaaaatggaagaacttAAGCTAAGAAACAGCAATTACAGCTACAAGGTCACAAgcaaaatttgaaaattacatATCAGAACAGAATTTAGGAAACTCCGGTAGACCACCAGCAATCAGGAGTGGAGCTAGAAGCCAAGTTCTGGTTAAgccgaacccagtaacttttgttCAAATAGTGTATTTATCTTAAGAAATATTACTGCTACTATATTTCGCTAATTAAAGCCAATAAAAATAGTATAGTACTTGCAAAACGTACCCTTCATCTTTAACGGAGAGATTGAGGAGGGCAAGAAGAGCAGCTTCAATGAATTCAAAGGAAGTAGAACGAAGCATGTCAACAAGGGGTTTGACGGCGTCAGAGAAATGACGCCGGTAACGTAGGGAACTCTTTGTTAGTCGGCGAATAACCCGAGCACCCTCTACTTTCAAAATTGGATCTTCCGAATGAACGAGGTAAAGTGTTTTTTCAACAATGGAGAAAGACATTGTAGTGTTAGTGTAGCTCGATCGATCAGGAAATAGGCTTAGAGAAATAGAAGAATGTATCAGTAATTAATTAGAGAAGGTTCGAAATCAATGATATGTTTTTTTAATCTATATATAGCAGTAGTATTAGAGGTACAAAAACTTTACGGTCATTGTCCGACAGCGCGGTTGACTTTTGTTCAACGGCGAGGCGGGTTCCATTAATTTTCTTATTCCTCTCTCATCTTATCCAACAGTATAAGAAAATTTACTAACGAGTGGCATTCCTTTTTGGAACTTTCCTTTCATTTgcttttttaaacttttttcttcaACCAAACACCAAGAAAGGAAGATATTTTGATTTTTACGAATATTGAAGACTATTTCTCGCTGGGTTGGTCACCTCCTAGCTAGGGGTATTAATAGTTCGGTACAacaagttattttataaaatttatacaataACAAATTTTTGATTATTCTATTAAGTATAATCAAAATTATACTTTTTTTAATAACAATGTAAATATTACCATTAACAACAAACTCCAATACACCTATAGAGCACCTAATTCCTATAGCCACCTTCCTTGAAGGGTACAGTGAAATATAGGCCTCCAACAGAGCTAATATACAAGAAGTTTCTGAAGTAATCCCCTACAACATTGTGCTCTCTTAAACATCCTAACTTTGTTCTATTCTATCTAAAACTCCTTGATCTTGTACTACTATCACGTCTATATTTACAGTGTATCCCCTAAACAATTTTTAGTTTAGTTTTCCAAATATGGCATATTCCTGCACTCCATATAGCTGCTACCAAAATTatacttttcgaaaccgtcctaatcatgtcggtttctcttcgttATTGGTCTGGTTCGATtatttttcggtatttttttaaatgttttgTAAAAGTCACTGGTAGAAATAGGATTTatacgtacttttataggacttagcaaaactctctagatatttttactgtttcaagggtgatgaattaagaaaacaaGAAAGATGACCAGAGTATAGATCAATCAACTATTCTACAGCAGCGTAACCGAAACTAAGCAaacacaaagaaaatataaatcgcataagtggaaagatattaaagaagttgagactcaagaataaagtctatagaaaattaaatattcaaaaagatgaATCTAAatcatatgaaaggaaacatattcaatacattgtagtttgctactcataatcgctataatattttgtgtcttgctagtaaatatgctgaaaataatttagtttcagtaGGAGTAACATAATAGATTTGGGAATTAggatttgagtttaattacttttTGGCTTGTTCACCTTACTATCTgattgtttttattctgcttttatatggcttcttggtattgtcccttcttgtctatattttcattaatgtggtgtttATGCTTTCCTAAGCCAATGGTCTATTGGGAAAagtctctctatcctcacaaggtaggggtaagatttgcgtacacactatcctccccagaccccacggtgtggaaTATATAttactgagtatgttgttgttgttattgtacttgttggcttgtaaccgtTTTCACAATTCCAAGAcccaaggaaaaatttaatactttaaaaaatttaatactttattatttctaaacttaatatataaatatatttttcacatgtaaattttTGGTACGGTTAGATATTTTTccggtttattttcataaaataaaaaacctaccctaattatctgtacaattataaatttatataaaaatctataattttattttttaaaaaaacttaagAATCGGTTCGGTGCAGTGCGATTTTGGTCAGTTTAGTCGGTTTTTAGATATTCATTGACACATCTACTCCTAGCGATGGATGGATAGTTTTGAATACAAATTTGCGCCTTTCGAAGTAGTACTATGATGGGGGCTGCTCGCGGTATTTTTCGTAATTCTGATGGTAGGTGAATTGGTGGATTTTCAGTCAGAATATGGGTCTACCATCATTCAGAACTGAGCTATGGAGATTCTCGCTGGCCTTTGACAAGCCTGGGACATCGGGTAGCTTTCGAGTTGGCTTGCAACTTGTTCTAGTGTATTTGATATATTGCGGTCCGGAGGGTTTGTGCCTCATCTGAATAGTGATATGGTCACCCGCATTCGTCATTTTTTGGCTAGGAATTAAGTGATTTCTAATGCTCACATCTACGTGAAGACTAGTTCGGTAGCTAATGGTTTAACCAATTTAGCCTTTAGTCAAGAGTCTCGTTTTAAATGGCATGCGCTTATGCCTTCTAGTATTTCTTCGCGTGTTGCGAGAAATAAAAAAGAGGTTTGCAAGTTAAACACATcttcaaatttcaccttctctcTTTCCGAACAATCTTTCAAAAATTCAGTGTGTTATAGTTGATTTGAGATAACTTTTACTATGATTTTCGGAGGAAATTatacaaataatttatataaaattaaCCACATTCATATATTTATACAAGTTAACATATTTGTTCTTGTCATAGTATTTTTAATGAAAAGTTTTTCTATTCTTTTCAAAATTGACAAATTCTTCAATGTTAGTGTATTTTTATTAAGTTTCAATTATTctaatttattaaaaattaaatactatATTATTTTGTGGTAAGAAAATGATTGCCTGAATAATTCAAACACAAGCATCAAAATTCTTTCATgtgaaaattttataaaacgCGATATTAAACCCCAATTTTTTGGTGGCTTGTTTAATCGTGGTATATATTTGAGTGCTCGAGTGATTTAAATTTCCTTCACAGAATAATTAGTCCATATAAAATTTAAGAAAGGAATTTTTTATGAGTTAATCCCAGGTCTGCAGTTTCTCATTATGCATCCAACCATAATAAAAAAGAACTAGCAAACATGGCATtgcaaaatgttttttttttttctttgcttgCTTTCTATGCTTCCCATGAATTTAGATAATAATCATttggataaattttatttatgttaaaatttgaagtttaaaacATTATGTTATTTAAACTTAGTTTTCAAATATACTTTTACTATTCTGATTAGTAGAGTGTATAACtaaagagagataaagagtaGCTTAGAAAGTACTTTTATTATTAATGCTATTAAAAATCTCTTCTAAAAAgtataaaaaatctaaaatgtAACGACTTGGCCGGTCGAGAGTTctagccctgttcccccattttttgcttcttttgtgttcttcagctgtattttgacttacgggtTAGTTGATTTtggtccggagtggttttggagtaattgagacatttagtctcttttgtgAAGGCTTAAGTTGAGAAAGTtgattggatgttgacttatgcgtaaacgacctcggatttgaattttgatggttcgtaagctctgtttggtgattttggacgtaggaacgtgtccggaatgtgatttggaggtccgtggtagaattaggcatgaattagcgaaagttgaaattttggctattttagccggtagtgaaaattttgatatcggggtcggaatgaaatttcggaagttggagtaggttcgtggtgtcatttctgacttgtgtgcaaaatttggggtcattcggatgtgatttgataggtttcatcgtcgtttgtgaaatttgaaagtttagaagttcttaggcttgaatccgagggtaatttggtattttgatgttgttttgagtgattcgaaggctcgacta
This window encodes:
- the LOC107794832 gene encoding U-box domain-containing protein 45-like; the encoded protein is MSFSIVEKTLYLVHSEDPILKVEGARVIRRLTKSSLRYRRHFSDAVKPLVDMLRSTSFEFIEAALLALLNLSVKDEGNKKSIIEAGALEPIIGFLQSENASLQDYATASLLTLSASSVTKPILSSFGVIPLLVDILRRGSSHAKVDSILTLYNLSTYQGNLTLILETEPIPSIISLLKSCKKSSKTAEKCTALIESLMCYEEGRNALTSEEGGIFAIVEVLEIGSLQSREHAVGALLTMCQIDRCKYRELILREGVMPGLLELTVKGTTISQEKSQILLRLLRDTPYKRSELKPDTLENIVSNLISQLDGNEQTGKARGLLAEVIQVSMDQSLRHLHLREMVFTPVDLSVSSGASEISST